In one window of Macrotis lagotis isolate mMagLag1 chromosome 5, bilby.v1.9.chrom.fasta, whole genome shotgun sequence DNA:
- the TBP gene encoding TATA-box-binding protein: MDQNNSLPPYAQGLASPQGAMTPGIPIFSPMMPYGTGLTPQPVQSTSSLSILEEQQRQQQQQQQQQQQQQAAQQSASQQATQGTSSQTPQLFHSQTLTTAPLPGTTPLYPSPMTPMTPITPATPASESSGIVPQLQNIVSTVNLGCKLDLKTIALRARNAEYNPKRFAAVIMRIREPRTTALIFSSGKMVCTGAKSEEQSRLAARKYARVVQKLGFPAKFLDFKIQNMVGSCDVKFPIRLEGLVLTHQQFSSYEPELFPGLIYRMIKPRIVLLIFVSGKVVLTGAKVRAEIYEAFENIYPILKGFRKTT, translated from the exons ATGGATCAAAACAACAGCTTGCCGCCTTATGCCCAGGGCTTGGCCTCTCCTCAG GGTGCCATGACTCCTGGAATTCCTATCTTTAGCCCAATGATGCCCTATGGAACAGGACTGACTCCCCAGCCTGTCCAAAGCACAAGCAGCCTTTCTATTCTGGAAGAACAGCAGaggcagcagcaacagcagcagcagcagcagcagcagcagcaagctGCCCAACAGTCTGCATCTCAACAAGCAACGCAGGGGACTTCCAGCCAAACCCCACAGCTCTTCCATTCACAGACTCTTACCACAGCACCTCTGCCAGGCACTACACCTTTGTATCCCTCCCCAATGACCCCTATGACCCCCATTACACCAGCCACACCTGCATCTGAAAGCTCTGGGATTGTACCACAGCTCCA GAACATCGTATCCACAGTAAACCTTGGTTGTAAACTTGACCTAAAAACCATTGCACTTCGTGCTCGTAATGCTGAATACAATCCCAAG CGTTTTGCTGCGGTCATCATGAGAATAAGAGAGCCGAGAACTACTGCCCTTATTTTCAGTTCTGGGAAGATGGTATGCACAGGAGCTAAAAG tgaaGAACAGTCCCGATTAGCAGCCAGAAAATATGCCAGAGTTGTACAAAAATTGGGTTTTCCAGCCAAGTTCttggattttaaaattcaaaacatggTGGGGAGCTGCGATGTGAAGTTTCCCATAAGATTAGAAGGACTGGTATTGACACATCAACAATTTAGCAG ttaTGAGCCAGAGTTATTTCCTGGACTAATCTACAGAATGATCAAGCCCAGAATTGTCCTGCTTATTTTTGTTTCAGGAAAAGTTGTATTAACTG GTGCTAAAGTCAGAGCAGAGATATATGAAGCATTTGAAAACATCTACCCTATTCTAAAAGGATTCAGGAAAACAACGTAA